CATTCCTTGAGCGAGCGGGTGTTGTTCTTGAGGGGGACGAGGTAGGCTCCGCCTGCCTCGTCGATTCGAGTGGTGAGTTCCCGCTCGGTGTAGGCGGCGTCCAACGTCACGAGCCACCCTGTCCCAAAGAGGGTCGTGAGGGTGGGGAGCAGATCCTGCATTCCTTTGGCTTCATGACGTCCGGCCTGATCGACCTGCGCGACGGTCAGCGCCAGCTCATGGAAGAAGACCGACAGGAACGAGAGGGCCGTTCGGCCCTCTCGCGCACTCCCTTTCAGGACTTTGCCGTCACCAGCGAGGATGACCAGGTCGTCCTGCGCCGTGGGATGTTGAGCTTTGACCCAGTCCAGCAGGGCGCGTTGCAGTTCAGGGAGATGCTGGTCCAGCGACCAGAAGAAGCGGTAGATCATGGCCTGCTGGGGGAGGCGGTCGAGGCCGAGGTGCTGGCGCAGCACCTCGCGGTGTCCGGTGAGCCACTGGGTGAGGGCAAGGATGTTGGG
The DNA window shown above is from Deinococcus sedimenti and carries:
- a CDS encoding ISAs1 family transposase, which translates into the protein PNILALTQWLTGHREVLRQHLGLDRLPQQAMIYRFFWSLDQHLPELQRALLDWVKAQHPTAQDDLVILAGDGKVLKGSAREGRTALSFLSVFFHELALTVAQVDQAGRHEAKGMQDLLPTLTTLFGTGWLVTLDAAYTERELTTRIDEAGGAYLVPLKNNTRSLKE